Part of the Scyliorhinus torazame isolate Kashiwa2021f chromosome 25, sScyTor2.1, whole genome shotgun sequence genome, TATAAGATAACTTGGTCGGGTTGACCGAGAGAAACTATTTCATCTGGTGACAGTGGACATCGAAGGGACGTAAATCTTGGAAATCGAGTGAGGCCCAGCAGGGTCGAACTAAGGAAGCACTTTCAGACAAAGGGGGATGGAAATCTGGGACTTAATCAGCCAAAAGGCTGTGGATGATAGGGGGGTCAATTGCCACATTCAAGGCTGAGATTGCTAGATTTTTGTCCAGCTAGGTTATGATGGGGTAAAAATCAAATGGAGTCAAGGATCGGATGTTGGGATAGAATTGAGGGACCTTTTCTTCCAGCATTTCATTTATGGAAGGATAAAAATTCTGCTGAGTTTAGTGTCAGCCCCCGGCCTTCCCATTGATGCCCTACCCACTCAGTCCAGCGTACACGTACCAAGGTGCAAGCCTCCCTTTGTATTAACGCTCCAGTAGCTGATGTTTCCTGCTTCAGAACATGCTGCGCAATGTGGAGTTAAGAGGACAGGTTGAACCTGTTTAAAGGAGGTGACTGTTTAATGCTCACATGCTCAATGGGACACAGGCGACACAATGAACCTCTATGGTAAACACTCTTCTAACCCTAACAGCCTCCCACTGaacaggggggggggatggagaatgGGTGCACGACAGGAGAGAGGTAGACAGACTCTGACGtttactcccaccccacccccctcctgctcCGGAATGACCATGTCTGAATCCACCAGGAGACGGCAGCTCCAGCCTCCGGAGTCCTGGAATATGCACGCTCAAGAAGGAATTGTCCAAATTTGGGCTGCGGACACGGTGGAGGCACTCAGATCTGCCCCTTGCTGGCAATCCTCTTTGAGCACTCCAGGAGGGCGTTGTGAATGTCCTTGGCACAGGAGATCTGCGACTTGATCATACTCAGGTACTGAGTGTACGACTGGCTCTCTGTCTGCACCGTGTCTGGCTTGGTTGCAGTGGGGACCAGGTTAGGCGAGTGTTTGGAACTGTCGATGCTCTGGGAAAGGCATTCAAACGCCAGCCTCTGCAAAGGAAGGCTTACAGTCACCATCAAAAGGAAgagaggtcacacacacacacacatacacgcacacgcaCACCTCAAGCTAACTAAACGTCAATTTTAAcaaagccaatccacttaacctgcacatctttggactgtgggaggaaatcgatagggtggaagtgaggtcgtaagtaggtcggtgcaggctcgatgggccgaatggcttccttctgcactgtatgttctatgaaacccacgcagacacgggggggaacgtgcagactccacacagtgtcacccaaggctggaattgaaccgggtccttggcgctgtgaggcagcagtgctaaccaccgtgctacccgtGGAGCAGGATGTGAGGGAAAGCTTTTTCacagggggggtggtgggagtctggaattcgctgcctgaaaagggtggtggaggcagagaccctcacaacgtttaagaagtatttagatgtgcacctgcGATGCCAAGGCAGCCaagtctatgggccaagtgctggaaaatggggttagaaaaGTTAGGCGTTTGTTTTTGACTGGcagagacgtgatgggccaaaatgacatttgtgctgtagacctctacggCTGGAGCAGCGATTCGGTCAGTGAGCATGTGCGAGAGTCGGAAGCGTGCTGGCGGACAATCAAGCCAGTAatttagctcattgagggggcaatTGGACAGAATTTTACGTGGCCCGTCTGCTTTCACAATTGGCCGGGTGGCGTTTATGTTTAAGCTGCATCTTCGATCCAGAGTGGGCGTGACAGCCAGGGCTGCAACAGGATTAAATGAGGTGCCTGTGGACTGCGGTTTGTGTTGCAATGTGCCGCCTGAACACTCTTTGCATGGTTTTTCCATCGTAATTTACTGGGACTTCGTGAGACTGCTTTGCCGCAGCATTTCCCCCTGAGGGGCAATTGGAAATGGGCAGGAAATGTTGGTAGAGCCACATCCCTTCAATGAACAAAACTCCAAGACCGAAGCTCCCAGTGTACGGCACACGCACTGTGGTTTCCAGATGGATTGGCCAGCAGCTGGGTTGATAGACTGGGGCTCAGGTGGGAGAACATGGGAAAGGATCTGACGGACATGGGGATGGGCtaacagggagacagatacagtaGTTGGGGAGGGCAGAAAACCAGGTCAACCCGTCAATATAACCACAGTCTGGATCATGTCCGATTTGAAATCCTGTCACTCACCAGGCACAGCTCCACCTGGTCACAGAGGGCGTAAAACTCCTCCAAGCTCTTATCGAATCGCTGCAGCGCTGTGTCATTGCTCTTCCTGGAGAGGAAAGAATAATGACAGTATATTAATCTGACGCTTAATCCTGCCCCAGAGGAAATGTTATCAAAGACCTCCAGAATGTGTGTCCCTGGTATATCCAGCTGGTGGCAGCATTTCCCCACAAACAATCCACCAAAATCAACTCTGCACCAGGCTCAGCACAGGGTCTCCGTAACTCTAATCGACCCGGTTCCCCCAGGGTCTCAGTAACTCTAATAGACCTGGTTCCCCACAGGGTCTGATTTCCGAGGCCTACAGAGCGACGTTTTTCCAAGGCCTAGTATTTTCTTCAGAAGGCCAGCATTcggtacctgccctgggaatgtttgacagaacACTGTAGAGGTCACTTTACAATTggccagcactgtgggtggaccttcaccacagggactgcagcggttcaagacagctccccaccaccttctcaaggggcaattagaatgggtaataaatgctgggcctagccagcgacagccTATGAATGAAGAAATAAAAAGGCAGATTAATTTAGTTAGGCAGGTCTTTGATCTACAAGAGAGTCAAGGGGTATGGGGGCCAGGAAAGGGGAGTTCAGGTTGACAATCATgcaagatcatattgaatggcagagcagattcaaagGGCTGCATGGTCTACTTCCGTTGTGCTTTTGTTATGTTCCCACGCTTCTTGTCTCACTGTCCAGCACCAAACTCGATTAAATTCAAATAAAACTTGGGATCTGGGGCCTCCCATTTGGAAGATGGCTGCCCTTGCGGCCTGGTTGCTGGAGACACTGTACAAACTCCTCATAGTTTACCGCAACTATTGTCCTGACACTCTAACAGTAAGGGGAACCGCAGACTAACCGACAGGACCTCCATCCCATCCCAGTCAACCCATCAATGGCTGGACCACATGCTAACAGGTACAAAGAGAAGGGAAGGCCTGAACAGAGGGCGGCAAGTTAAGCCGCTTCTCTTTTAACAGCTGATGGAAGCTCGCCTGCCCTGTTGATTTGTGGAAAATGATACTCACTGTCCGTTGTCTATGGTTGTATTCTGGGACAAGTTCAGCGCTGCAATCCTCATGAGATTCTAGAAGGTAAACACAAAGTTACACACGCatcaggaggccactcggcccctcgagcctgctgctccattcaataagatcaatgagcagcagggtagcacaagtggatagcactgcggcttcacagctccagggtcccaggttcgattccccgctgggtcactggctgtgcagaatctgcatgttctccccgtgtctgcgtgggtttcctccgggtgctccggtttcctcccacagtccaaagacgtgcaggttaggtggattggccatgataaattgcccttagcgaccaaaaaggtgaggaggggtttgttgggttacggggatagggtagaagtgagggcttaagtggtcggtgcagacacgatgggctgaatggcctccttctgcactgtatgttctatgtctatgtctatatctaTGTCTATGGCTGGCCTGACTGTAACCTCAAAACCACATATTCTTTatgagtgtcacgagtaggcttacattaacactgcaatgaagttactgtgaaaatcccctagtcgccacattccggcgcctgttctgagggagaattaagaacgtccaaatcacctaacaagcacgtctttcgagacttgtgggaggaaaccggagcacccggaggaaacccacgcagacacagggagaatgtgcagacagtggcccaagccgggaatcaaacctgtgagcctggcgctgtgaagcaacagtgctaaccactgtgctgccgtgccgcccataataTCTCCCTATCCTGACAagatggctgtcactgttcgtcggcgGTGGAGGTTTAAGGCAGTGGAcgagatgccaatcaagcgggggtgTTTTATCATGGATGGTGTCAATCTTCTTCACACTCCTCACTGATGtctggtagatggtggacaggctttggggagtcaggaggggagttactcaccgcaggattcccagcctctgaactgctcttgtagccacagtgtttattatttttttttataactttagagtacccaattcattttttccaatgaaggggcaatttagggtggtcaatccacccagcctgcacatctttgggttgtgggaacgaaacccacacagacacggggagaatgtgcaaactccacacggacagtgacccagggccgggatcgaacccgggtccgcggcgccgtgaggcagcagtgctaactcactgcgccaccgtgctgcccttgcagccacagtatttatacggctgagtccagttcaatttctggtcaatagtaatccccaggatgtCGTTGAGGGTTATGAAATAACCAGATTTGTGTaataatccatctggttcactcgttTCCTTCGGTCCTAGAAAGTCTTTATAGAAAAGTCAAATAAGATTAAAACCGGACGGTCCATCCAGCGCGGATCTgggtcagggtttttcaaagtgcgggtcgtggCCCGTGGGTGTGTCACTGGATGGGTGTCAGGAGGGTTGGGGAGCGATCGGTTGCAGCGTTCCCGCAGTGGTCCCGATCACGGGAGAAGCGCACAATGGTCACTACCAGAATTTTTATTTGGAATGGCAGCTGCTGCTGCCTCTCAAATGTGAAATGAAGCTGTGgccagtcttccggccagaaggggCAGTAGCGAGCGGGGTCATGCGCCCTGCACATACACGTGACGTCAAGCGGCCTGTATGTACGTGCTTTTGTAGCCAAATCACGGAAGGGAGCTtcatccattttctagctgctggcatgaGGATTCTGACGATGAATCGTTTTATTGTAAGCAAGAGACAGACAGGGACACAAATACGCAGTATAGCTACTGCCAGGATCTCACAACcggatctgctggagagagctgcacaggagagtccagggcaggacagagcattgCAAGTGTTAGCTCTgttcagagctccagggcctctggttaacagcctacaaagaaggaacttaactcgggaacaaatcaGTACAAAGATGCTTTCTTGAGGTTATGATTTCGTCAATTGTGTCAGTGCAGGTAagggtgcaaagcccatgtgtacTATATGCtgggaaatactggcaaatgagagaagtttcagattggtgaaaaattccttttgaggttgagaccccagagtcagttattcacCTGGAGCTGACTCGaaatgaaaagactatgctgctgtacctgacctgtgataacACATTAAAAACAGGCCAAAAGCCCATgacactgtcagcattctggagtagcatctcccaggagtatccagtgctgagtaaaacaagcattgtgttgctattgcccttcacaacgaccctcatgtctgaggttggattttccgttctcacaaagatgaggatggcacaaaggaactagttgaagtctgcacctgatatacgCTTTGCCCTTTCCTCCTGGTGTGAGATagttgaggaccaagcaggctcccctttcgcattaaagggtaAGCGAACGTAGTGTGTGTGGTGAAGATCAGCTGGCGTGGGTGCCAACAGTTAGCCGGTTGGCAAATGTGAGACCCGGGAACAAAAGTTTTAAAAACTCTGATCTCAGCAGACACATCAGCACTGTAAATCCTGCAAAGGGGACTTTATGAACTGCTGGGATCTTGTatgaaaattgggagagctgtcccacagaccagtcaagcaacagcctgacagtgactcacagaatcataccttacagccaaTGTCCCAGATTTCACCATCACGATCTCGGAGTATGTCCTATCCCACTGGCAGaggagacccagcagaggtggaagTGCAgtgagttgggagggagttgccctggggaaTCCTCAACGCCATGAAGTCTTatggtatcaggtcaaacatgggcatcacggtagcattgtggatagcacaattgcttcagcgctccagggtcccaggttcgattccagcttgggtcactgtctgtgcggagtctgcacatcctccccgtgtgtgcgtgggtttcttccgggtgctctggtttcctcccacagtccaaagatgtgcaggttaggtggattggccatgataaattgcccttagtgtccaaaattgcccttagtgttgggtggggttactgggttatggggatagggtggaggtgtggatcttgggtagggtgccctttccaagagctggtgcagactcgatgggctgaatggcctccttctgcactgtaaattctatgaaattgtctatgggcaaggaaacctcaactgatcagtAGTCTTCCATgtcgaacatcacttggaggaagcactgagggtggcaaggaagcCGAACGTATTCTGGGCGGATGACTAACAGAGTgactcggtagcaccactactgacccagCCGGCTCAGTCCTGAAGGACTTCCTCTGCAGTAGCTGTAGAGGGAATTAACCTATTATACCGTATCCTCACCAATGTACCCGCCACAAATGCATCTTTTCAAAATGCAGTTTATGGGACGCGAGCGTCGCTGGCTcgaccagcagttattgcccatccctaactgagagtcaaccacgttgctctgggtctggagtcacatgtaggccagaccgggtaaagacggcagatttccttccctaaagaacattagcgaaccagatgggtttttacaacaaccaacactggtttcatggtcatcattagacttttaattccagattcaaaTTTCACTATGTGCAGTGGTGGTCCCCAGATCTAGCcccgtgtctctggattactagtctagtaatAATACAACAGCGCCACTGCCTCTGTCCATTACAGCATTGGTAACCACTGCATAGTCCACTGGAGACAAAAGTTCCAACACCACATTAAGGCTACCCTCCATCATGTTaaatggcactaccactgtgctaaatgggacggATTCAGATTCAGAAgaaatctagcaactcaaaactgggcatccatgaggtgctgcggGGCCACCTGGTCATGGATTCTCCTGACCCAAGAATGCGGAGGTACCCCGCCCTTGACGCCAGATGACCATGCATCCCACTAACACTTGACTCTATGGTCAATAGGATCCATAGCCATTTGACAACCAAGGGTCACCTGAGTCAAGGTTCATTGAGTACCCATGTCCATCTGGGGCAGCCATGGCTTCCAGCGACccattaccctccccccccccacggccaTGGTCCCACTAATGCTTGACCCCCAGATGGCCATGAGTCCCACTGACACTTGATCCCCCCCCTCAGACAGTCATGGGTTCCACTGACCTCAACTCCCAGATGGCTGTGAAATCTGCTGACACTTGTCCATCAGGTGGCCACGGATCCTATTGACCATTGAGTCCAGATGGCCATGGATCCTATTGACCATTGACCCCAGATAACTATGGATCACTATGACCATGGACCACAGATGGCCATGGATCACATTGATCACCATTGGCCACAGATGGTCATGGATCACATGGATCACTATTGACCACAGATGGTCATGGATCACATTGATCACCATTGGCCACAGATGGTCATGGATCACATTGATCACCATTGACCACAGATGGCCATGGATCACATGGATCACTATTGACCACAGATGGCCATGGATCACTATTGGCCACAGATGGTCATGGATCACATTGATCCCCATTGACCACAGATGGCCATGGATCACATGGATCCCCATTGACCCTAGATGGTCATGGATCAGATTGATCACCATTGGCCACAGATGGTCATGGATCACATTGATCACTATTGACCACAGATGGCCATCGATCACATTGATCACCATTGGCCACAGATGGTCATGGATCACATTGATCCCCATTGACCACAGATGGCCATGGATCACATGGATCCCCATTGACCCTAGATGGTCATGGATCAGATTGATCACCATTGGCCACAGATGGTCATGGATCACATTGATCACTATTGACCACAGATGGCCATGGATCACATTGATCACCATTGGCCACAGATGATCATGGATCACATTGATCACTATTGACCACAGATGGCCATCGATCACATTGATCACCATTGGCCACAGATGGCCATGGATCACATTGATCCCCATTGACCACAGATGGCCATGGATCACATGGATCCCCATTGGCCACAGATGGCCATGGATCACATTGATCACAATTGACCACAGATGGCCATGGATCACTATTGGCCACAGATGGTCATGGATCACATTGATCCCCATTGACCACAGGTGGCCATGGATCACATGGATCCCCATTGACCCTAGATGGTCATGGATCAGATTGATCACCATTGGCCACAGATGGTCATGGATCACAT contains:
- the med29 gene encoding mediator of RNA polymerase II transcription subunit 29; this encodes MAAPLNQQQQQLAAQPQPQPPQQQQQQLVQAQQLAAAQAQAGQPALPQQQQQQAQQQDDPVAKFKLLIPQLKDSLQNLMRIAALNLSQNTTIDNGQKSNDTALQRFDKSLEEFYALCDQVELCLRLAFECLSQSIDSSKHSPNLVPTATKPDTVQTESQSYTQYLSMIKSQISCAKDIHNALLECSKRIASKGQI